The DNA sequence AGACCTGGGGGGTTGACTATATTGTTGAGAGCAGCTCGTGCAGAAGGGTGCACAGTAACACATAGTTTCACTCCCAAAGGGGGTTATTTTGAATACCATCTAGAcgcattttcttcttctgcagggtGGTGTACTCTATCTGCAGTTTGTGCGTGACTTTGCTGGTGGCTTCATATTCCAGGGTCAGTCTCACGCGAGTCTCCTGCTTTGTTAACCAGAGCTGGGTGTGGTTCTTCAtggtttcctccagctccctcctctGTTCCTTTAAATTAAGTATCTTGGTTTCGTATGGACTAAGGTCCTCATTCTGGACACGAAAGCAGGGAAATCATTGAATTCAATGGTTACAACAAATAGGAAGAAATACGTCCTATTTTTTTCTCACCCCAGTCCTGGCTGCAATCTCTGCCATCTTGTTCTTCATGTTTTGGATTGTCCGCTGGTTCTGCTCGATTTCTTTATTACGTGAACATATCTTAGACTCACATGATGTATTGTGCTTGGTTTTCTCTGCAATCTCCTTCTCCTGGTCCTCCAGGGTGATGTTCAGGGCATCCACATCTCTTGCAACTTTGATCTTCTTGTTTTCTACTGCAGCTATTTCATTCTCCAGCTGCAACAGCTGACACATCTACATGTGGCCCAGAGTCAAAACATGGGATAGTCATGAGTTTTGAGTATATCATGTCCGGGTCCATGTTTGGTCAGGTCATACCGGCACACTCTTAAGATTGTGATTTAAAAGTGACAGATGGATTGAGTGTTTAACAATGCACGGATGCAatacacaacaacacaaacagtgTCTGACAAATGTCTAATCCCAATTTTTACCTTCTCGTTCTTGGTGTCAGTTAGTTTGCCAAAGAGCTGTTGGTAGTTCTTGGCAGTCCTGTTGTGGATAATCatctgctgcatttgggtcctaatcTTACCCTCCAAATCTAATCGTAGCGCACtttctttctccagctgcttcctaTGATTGTTTAGTACAGACTGGGCAGCGCTGGCCTCCTGTAATGATGAAAGATTTGGAGAGATTGATGTATATTATAGAGTAAGAACAAATGTTCTTAGGTATGTTCTGACAACCTTCTTCAGATGAAGGAGAGTATTTTCTGCCTGCTTTATGGAGCCCTGATAAGAACTGTACTGGGCCAGCAGCacctcttcttcatcctttttcttaTTAATTGTCCTTTTGATGGCTTCACACTGTATTTGAGCCATCTGCAACTCCATAGTGAGCTTTTCATTCTTCTCCTGCATTTCATTGTTGGATTTCCTGTTCCTCTGAATCTCTCCATCCAAAAGATTCACTTCCTGCATTGCACCACTGGGGGAACACAGACAACAGTAGAAAAATACCCCAACAAAAGAAGGTGTCTTTTTGTTGAATGcctttttcaatatttttaaatgatagTTTACATTTGTTCTCCTCACCCATGCGTGATGTTTAAATATAAGTGTATTTGAACACACGAGTAATAAAATAAGGGATTCTGTCAATCTGAAGCAGCCTGGTTGGCTCGGGGGGCTCCTGAGACAGCTGACATTTGCTGACATGCAGCACATCGGGTGGTGGCAGAAGCAAAACTCGGGTCTGGAAGAACCTCagggaggccatggaggaagacTACCAGTCAGCCTCAAGAAATCCTGGCAAACATAGGAGTGGGAAGCAGTGCTCCACCAACACTGTTTACAGTGGAAGAGGGAGCTGTTGACCTCTGCTTGGTACGTTGTTGggcagtggaaggaatactttcTCAATCCTACTGCCACGCCTTCTGTAGAGGAAGCAGAGGCTAAGGAGCCAGAGATTGACTCATTCATCACTCAAAGTGAAGTCCAAGAGGCAGTTCAGAAGCTCCTCAGTGGTAAAATCTGCACTGATTACCTCAAATCTCTGGATGTTTGGCTGTCTTGACACGCCTGTGTAGCACTGTTTGGCAGTTGGCAACAGTACCTCTGGACTGGCAGACCAGGGTGGCGGCCAAGTGGAGGACTTTAAATACTTTGGGGACTTtttcacaagtgagggaagTGTGAGATTGACAGGCGATTAATCCTGCAGCCACCGTATCGGTCTGTCATGGCAAAGAAGGAGCTTTGCAAAAAGGCAAAGCGCTTCCCACCCTTCCCTATGGTCATGAATATTTGGGTCATGCTTCCTCCACAGGGTGCTGGGGTGCTATCTTAGAGATGGGGTAAGGACCTCTGTCCCCCAGGAGGAACTGGGCATAGAACTGCTACCCATCTACATCAAGAGAAGCCAGCTGAGGTGGTTCGGGTATCTGTATTGAATGCGTCCTGGACAGGTCCCTCAGGAGATGTTCCAGGTGTGTCCCTCCAGGGGGAGACTCCAGGAAAGTCCCAGGCCACAACAGAGGGACTCTGTCATTCAGCTGGCCTGGTAACCTCTTGGGATCCtcccagaagagctggaggacgtGTCCAGCTTCAAGTCTGGGTTTCCCTGCTTAGACTACCCAGTCCCAGATAAAGGGAGATGGATGGAGGCATACACAAGGAGCAGTGGGTTAATAATATTCTTAATCAGGCCGCCTTGTCCTCATACTTACCTCACAGCCTCTTGCATTGCATTACGCTTCTCAACAGTTTTTTCCATCATCTGCAGACTGTTTATCCATTGCTGCCGTATCCATTTATGCTGCAGAAGCATGTCCTCCAGGAGCATCTCAGCCTACAAATAACACAAAACATGTCATCACTGCTAGTTTGTCTCAAGAGGACCAGAAGTCCATCTATGAGGAAGGGCGCTGTACACCGtgcaccagtaacaccagtaaaTGCTGGAATGCCAAGCAGGGCGAGACATTTCCCCTGCACATTGGAATGAAGGAGAACCCTTTCGACATTAGTCCGAATCCTTTCAGAAGCTGGTGTATATATTTGTCACTTACAGGGGTGAGAATTATCTGTCAAAACAGTTGGATTAATAAGCAAATCAACTTATTCTTGGTGATGTCCTTACCTCAGAACTGGTATTTTTggctctctctttcttttctaaTTGAGCAGTAATCTGAACTTCATACATCTTTATCTCCTCAATCACTCTCTCCAGTTCCTTTGTCAGATGCTCTACACACAGATCCTGATGACAGATGCAGATGTTCAACCAGTAACATTAAATCAATCCCAGTGTGGCTGTGTGTATGTCCAATATCAGCCTTGGCGTTACCTgctgggacttctgctcctcagctcttTTCCTCTGAGTTCGAGTTTTCTGATTGATATTCTTCTTTGCTTTAACATCCCCATGCAGGGCTTcactgtatttttgtgtgtaatGGAGCTTAACGTTTAGGTCATCTAGTTCTGCCAGCTTCTGGTTCACTGAAAAAGGAACAAAGACTTATTGTTTAATTAAAGCCCTTGCTTGATACAACTGCATTTGATCTTGTTTTATAGGTCAGCTAAGCTCATAAATatcccactcacactcaccatCGTTTTCAAGTTTGTTCTTTTCGTGCTTCATCGAGTCATACTCTGTCTTAATTTTTACAAGCTTATCCTGAACTTTTAAGTGTTCTTCTCTAGCCTTCTCAGCAATAACAGTTAATTCTTCAAGTTGGGCCTTTTTACTGGAGAGGTCCTTCAAATTCTTCAACACATCAACTTGCAGCTCTTGAGAATGTCTTTCACGAACCTTCTTGATTGCTCTCTATGTAGGGACATACGAAAGGACATGTTCAGGGTTCAGGAGACAAATCTTCAAGGGTCTGTCAGCAAAATAGCTCAAAAAGCTATCAACGAAGTTTCCTTTAATCATAAAGCAACTAACCATGTTATGTAAACTTGTTTACTACTATATGTATATACTATACAAATTGTGTAAATTACAGTCCATATTGTGACTGTAATTTACACAATTGTATATTTgtggaaatgacctgcttggctgAGGTCTGCGCCCTTACAAGCGGGCttggcgccctcttgtggtcttCATGTTAAACTAATTTCCAGCCGATCCTGA is a window from the Takifugu rubripes chromosome 17, fTakRub1.2, whole genome shotgun sequence genome containing:
- the LOC115253304 gene encoding coiled-coil domain-containing protein 40-like; this translates as MKKQLRHYLEKLELQIEEKRAIKKVRERHSQELQVDVLKNLKDLSSKKAQLEELTVIAEKAREEHLKVQDKLVKIKTEYDSMKHEKNKLENDVNQKLAELDDLNVKLHYTQKYSEALHGDVKAKKNINQKTRTQRKRAEEQKSQQDLCVEHLTKELERVIEEIKMYEVQITAQLEKKERAKNTSSEAEMLLEDMLLQHKWIRQQWINSLQMMEKTVEKRNAMQEAVSGAMQEVNLLDGEIQRNRKSNNEMQEKNEKLTMELQMAQIQCEAIKRTINKKKDEEEVLLAQYSSYQGSIKQAENTLLHLKKEASAAQSVLNNHRKQLEKESALRLDLEGKIRTQMQQMIIHNRTAKNYQQLFGKLTDTKNEKMCQLLQLENEIAAVENKKIKVARDVDALNITLEDQEKEIAEKTKHNTSCESKICSRNKEIEQNQRTIQNMKNKMAEIAARTGNEDLSPYETKILNLKEQRRELEETMKNHTQLWLTKQETRVRLTLEYEATSKVTHKLQIEYTTLQKKKMRLDGLMDIENRELKQLQNKAKALTRSLQKLNIQIDDNGKQRMLLEEKKMMMEMDFLGRIKEAEQAAASIQMKYNRTEEEKENLCNCLMESEWQKLLWERKIQLAKETRSEIKKQNEELQKLKMVVRKKETQLNQQVKEGEKLMKESEALAERWGNIAERRLVLWHTSDKIKHNRKCEMERTHEAQKRNLTKMKKQLSALDENLKELKQKKTFIVEDIEKKKQEVTEHHLKNEAFDSEITKLQDDKERSLVLTEALQNWAKHLKMLRDGTSKPPTNTEAVTAAFSKEVENLHSLYEKVQHICRECPENREELRRLRIALEAHMTFLTTAQHARHGSC